A genomic stretch from Octopus bimaculoides isolate UCB-OBI-ISO-001 chromosome 15, ASM119413v2, whole genome shotgun sequence includes:
- the LOC106875450 gene encoding guided entry of tail-anchored proteins factor 1, translating into MFLATLVLCIIFFMTYLPKYGSVISRWLCCVLFKADENELNLRSELRDLKTEQTTVSMSEEFARFFKLQRRIDKLGQDIKQKGNARKQKISAITVAVQFGGKVLQVLTMLLLFYILYDQPLLQFSSAWFFPFQKVVAFPTGTGGSLGIGFWIYVCTAIINRFDRYMGLVQ; encoded by the exons ATGTTCCTCGCTACTTTGGTCCTCtgtattattttcttcatgacatatttaccaaaatatggTTCTGTCATCTCAAGATGG CTCTGTTGTGTTCTGTTCAAGGCTGATGAAAATGAGCTCAACTTGAGGTCAGAATTAAGAGATCTGAAAACAGAACAAACAACTGTCAGTATGTCGGAAGAATTTGCCAGGTTTTTTAAACTGCAACGTAGGATTGATAAACTTGGTCAAGATATCAAACAGAAAG GGAACGCACGGAAACAGAAGATTTCTGCAATAACTGTTGCAGTCCAGTTTGGAGGAAAGGTTTTACAG GTTTTGACTATGCTGCTACTATTTTACATACTCTATGATCAACCTTTGCTGCAGTTTTCATCTGCTTGGTTCTTCCCGTTTCAAAAGGTTGTAGCTTTTCCCACTGGTACTGGAG GTTCTTTGGGAATTGGATTTTGGATTTATGTCTGCACTGCCATCATTAATCGGTTCGATCGCTACATGGGATTAGTGCAGTGA